Proteins encoded together in one Theileria parva strain Muguga chromosome 3 map unlocalized ctg_530, whole genome shotgun sequence window:
- a CDS encoding SEP domain protein, protein MTNIRSLDDYMESREGVQYSYAGGHNSAIGIDEGEHVVNLYLDGFIVDGGPFRPLSDPNNAVFIADVKRGIAPPELQHGTNDINLHLIEHNNYYNNNVNSNKVTGGTKVSNLEYRTGERNTNLRIKLSTGDLINLTISQDATIQDLKQFIKTHMNRVDSSSVGGSTGERGLLYGFPPKKINFEDTTTLKEADILNCNIIQK, encoded by the coding sequence atgacgAATATAAGATCGTTGGACGATTATATGGAGAGTAGAGAGGGTGTGCAGTACAGTTACGCTGGCGGTCATAACAGTGCGATAGGTATAGACGAGGGAGAGCACGTGGTGAATTTATACTTGGACGGGTTCATCGTTGACGGTGGTCCGTTCAGGCCACTGTCAGACCCCAACAACGCCGTCTTCATCGCAGACGTTAAACGTGGCATCGCACCTCCCGAACTACAACACGGCACCAATGACATTAATCTCCACCTCATCGaacataataattactACAATAATAACGTCAACAGTAACAAGGTCACAGGCGGCACTAAGGTAAGTAATCTGGAATACCGCACCGGAGAGAGGAACACAAACCTCAGAATTAAACTCTCCACAGGCGACCTCATCAACCTAACAATCTCACAAGACGCCACCATACAAGATCTCAAACAGTTTATCAAAACTCATATGAACAGAGTTGACAGTAGTAGTGTGGGTGGGAGTACGGGAGAGAGGGGATTATTGTATGGATTTCCGCCGAAAAAGATCAATTTTGAGGACACAACGACACTAAAAGAGGCAGACATTTTAAACTGTAATATCATACAAAAATAA
- a CDS encoding Ribosomal protein S6 family protein: MRIIFLLFYCVNFSESFISNTLKTTQPHHKFVLREKFAKTLFKEIRRRIQRSRETIEERRLRLDNCLKSKRDGLLHHPKSSYEFYIAVQDRPVEKIKQQFITVLNKIKQIGVENIHIYNLGLKSLVRPIKKQYQAHFLLVKLCSYPSIINLLRLKFLQEEGVLRILLLKDKESDKERRIYRDKHFYVRHPYLNTEFYQPFIHKLKESPYV; encoded by the exons AtgagaataatttttttacttttttacTGCGTCAACTTTTCGGAATCTTTCATTTCTAACACTCTCAAAACAACTCAACCGCATCAC aaaTTTGTGTTGAGGGAGAAGTTTGCGAAAACGTTGTTTAAGGAGATAAGAAGGCGTATCCAGAGGAGCAGAGAGACAATAGAGGAACGAAGACTACGGCTGGACAATTGCTTAAAATCAAAGCGGGACGGTTTATTACATCATCCGAAGTCGAGTTACGAGTTTTACATTGCAGTTCAGGACAGACCAGTGgagaaaataaaacaacaaTTCATCAcagttttaaataaaattaagcaAATTGGCGTGGAAAACATTCACATTTATAACCTGGGCCTAAAGTCACTTGTGAGACCAATTAAGAAACAGTACCAAGCACACTTTTTACTTGTTAAACTGTGCTCGTATCCCAGCATAATTAACCTCCTGAGGcttaaatttttacaagAGGAAGGTGTACTAAGGATACTACTGCTAAAAGACAAGGAATCAGATAAGGAAAGGAGGATTTACAGAGATAAACACTTTTACGTCAGACACCCCTACCTCAATACCGAATTCTATCAACCTTTCATACATAAACTAAAAGAATCGCCTTACGTATAG